In Arsenicicoccus dermatophilus, a genomic segment contains:
- the epsC gene encoding serine O-acetyltransferase EpsC yields MTTFTTAEAHRLTGEPPLPPLVTRREGPVGLVQGVLEDVDAAIERDPAATGRVQMALVSPGLHAIWVHRVAHRLWQRPGMRLPARLLSNAARAATGVEIHPGATIGRRFFIDHGMGVVIGETAEIGDDCMLYNSVNLGGRSLARGKRHPTLGNGVTVGSGARVLGDITLGDGAQVGANAVVVKDVPAGAVAVGIPAQVRVPQPGVSPTEAMYADPAVWI; encoded by the coding sequence ATGACCACCTTCACCACGGCCGAGGCGCACCGCCTCACGGGGGAGCCTCCCCTGCCTCCTCTGGTGACCCGTCGCGAGGGGCCCGTCGGCCTGGTCCAGGGCGTTCTCGAGGACGTGGACGCCGCGATCGAGCGCGACCCCGCCGCGACCGGGCGCGTGCAGATGGCCCTGGTCTCGCCGGGCCTGCACGCGATCTGGGTGCATCGCGTGGCGCACCGCCTGTGGCAACGGCCCGGGATGCGGCTGCCGGCGCGCCTGCTCTCCAACGCCGCACGTGCCGCCACCGGGGTGGAGATCCACCCGGGCGCCACCATCGGCCGCCGCTTCTTCATCGACCACGGCATGGGCGTCGTCATCGGCGAGACCGCCGAGATCGGCGACGACTGCATGCTCTACAACTCCGTCAACCTCGGCGGCCGCTCGCTCGCCAGGGGCAAGCGCCACCCCACCCTGGGCAACGGCGTCACCGTCGGCTCGGGCGCCCGGGTCCTCGGAGACATTACCCTCGGGGACGGCGCCCAGGTCGGGGCCAACGCCGTGGTGGTCAAGGACGTGCCGGCAGGGGCCGTCGCCGTCGGGATCCCCGCCCAGGTGCGGGTGCCGCAGCCCGGCGTCAGCCCCACCGAGGCGATGTATGCCGACCCGGCCGTCTGGATCTGA
- the cysK gene encoding cysteine synthase A, producing the protein MPIHDDVTALVGHTPLVRLNRIMASAAEGVTVAAKLEFYNPASSVKDRVGVAIVDAAEESGELRPGGTVVEATSGNTGIALAMVGAARGYQVVLTMPDSMSRERRMLLQAYGAELVLTPGSEGMRGAVAKAEEIARERGGILASQFANEANPRTHRTHTAEEIWADTDGAVDVVVGGIGTGGTTTGVGQVLKERKPGLQVIGVEPAESPILNGGQAAPHKIQGIGANFVPAVLDRSVYDEFVDVDAATSVEWARKAATQEGLFVGISSGTALAAAAQVAARPESAGKTIVVVLPDFGERYLSTILFEGIEV; encoded by the coding sequence ATGCCCATCCACGACGACGTCACCGCCCTCGTCGGGCACACCCCCCTCGTCCGCCTCAACCGGATCATGGCGTCCGCGGCCGAGGGTGTCACCGTGGCGGCGAAGCTCGAGTTCTACAACCCCGCGAGCTCGGTCAAGGACCGCGTGGGCGTGGCCATCGTCGACGCCGCGGAGGAGTCCGGCGAGCTGCGCCCCGGCGGCACCGTCGTGGAGGCCACCTCCGGCAACACCGGGATCGCCCTGGCGATGGTCGGTGCCGCCCGCGGCTACCAGGTCGTCCTCACCATGCCCGACTCGATGTCGCGAGAGCGGCGGATGCTGCTCCAGGCGTATGGCGCCGAGCTCGTCCTCACACCCGGGTCCGAGGGCATGCGGGGCGCGGTCGCCAAGGCCGAGGAGATCGCCCGCGAGCGCGGCGGCATCCTGGCCAGCCAGTTCGCCAACGAGGCCAACCCGCGCACCCACCGCACCCACACCGCCGAGGAGATCTGGGCCGACACCGACGGCGCGGTGGACGTCGTCGTGGGCGGGATCGGCACCGGCGGCACCACGACGGGCGTCGGGCAGGTGCTCAAGGAGCGCAAGCCGGGCCTGCAGGTCATCGGCGTGGAGCCCGCGGAGTCACCGATCCTCAACGGCGGTCAGGCGGCCCCGCACAAGATCCAGGGCATCGGCGCGAACTTCGTCCCCGCCGTGCTCGACCGCTCGGTCTACGACGAGTTCGTCGACGTCGACGCTGCCACCTCCGTGGAGTGGGCACGCAAGGCCGCCACCCAGGAGGGGCTGTTCGTCGGGATCTCGTCCGGCACGGCGCTCGCCGCCGCCGCCCAGGTCGCCGCCCGCCCGGAGAGCGCGGGCAAGACCATCGTCGTCGTCCTGCCCGACTTCGGCGAGCGGTACCTGTCCACCATCCTCTTCGAGGGCATCGAGGTCTGA
- a CDS encoding universal stress protein produces the protein MTICLAYAPTAPGRAALAYCAAEAAARGSEVLVVNVTRDRSDGAPLPLSPDEAQELAAGLGDLTWRLYDGPHGLSGADEVLTAVEEENAELVVIGVTGRSHVQKRIVSSTTRQVLLDAPCDVLAVRADHPLPRSA, from the coding sequence ATGACCATCTGCCTCGCCTACGCACCGACGGCGCCCGGACGGGCGGCGCTGGCCTACTGCGCGGCCGAGGCTGCAGCCCGCGGCAGCGAGGTCCTCGTCGTCAACGTCACCCGGGATCGCAGCGACGGCGCACCCCTGCCGCTGTCGCCGGACGAGGCGCAGGAGCTGGCAGCGGGGCTGGGCGACCTGACCTGGCGGTTGTACGACGGACCCCACGGGCTCTCGGGCGCCGACGAGGTGCTCACGGCCGTGGAGGAGGAGAACGCCGAGCTGGTCGTCATCGGGGTCACGGGCCGCTCCCACGTCCAGAAGCGGATCGTCAGCAGCACCACGCGTCAGGTGCTCCTCGACGCGCCGTGCGACGTGCTCGCGGTACGCGCCGACCACCCGCTCCCCCGGTCTGCCTGA